The Coraliomargarita parva genomic sequence CAGTGGCACAAAGTGGATGTGTCGCAGGCTTGTTTTTCGTGAGCGTTGTGCCCGCCGTGTGAGAACCATCCCTTTTAGCTCTGTGGGAACATTCGGGGTCTTTCCGGGGAATAAATGATAGGGGCATCTGTTCTTAGCCTGCCTATGCGTACATTACTGTCACTTTTTGCCGTTTTGACTATGACGGCCGCTCCGCTTGTAGCGGAGTCCAACCTTCAGGAACAGCTGGATCAGAAGAAGGCGTCCTCGCCTGTCGATGCGGGCACGCGGGCCATGATGCAGAAGGCAATTGAAGACCTGGCCGCGACCCAAATCACTGAAAAGGCGGTGCAGGCGGGGCAAATGGCTCCGGATTTCACCGCGCCACGGGTCGACGGAGCGGGGGACTTCAAACTAGCCGCCGCGCTTCAGCACGGACCGGTTGTGCTGGTGTATTACCGTGGGGATTGGTGCCCGTACTGTAACCTTCAACTGATGGAGTACAATAAGTACGTGAAGCGCTTTGCTGACTATGGTGCTCAAGTCGTCGCGATGAGTCCGCAGACTGCGGCAAACAGCAAATATGCCGGCGAAGCGAATCCCTTCGACTTTACGATTGTTGCGGACCCCGACAACCGCATTGCCCGCAGCTATGGAATCGCCTTCGAGCTGCCGGACGAGATCAATGACTTGTATGCCAAGTTCGGTTTCGATTTGCACATTGAAAACGAGTCTGAGCGCGCCGAGCTGCCGCTGGCCGCGACCTATGTCATCGATCCGACAGGTAAGATCACTTACAGCTTTCTCGATGCGGATTACACCAAGCGCGCCGAGCCGGATGCGATTCTGGAGGCCCTGAAGGCGCTGTAAGCGCGCGATACCGGAGCTTCTGGCAGTCAGTCGTCTCTGCGCTCTCCGCGTGCTCAGCGGTTAAATTGACCGTCGTTGTAAGCTTTCGCGCATCCTTGTGCCTTTTTGCGGCCAATCCTACAGCGTTGCTGGCTTTGCGCCTTCGCGTCTTTGCGTGAGCATCGGACTCCCATGGAGGAATCATACTTGCAATGACGAAGATTGTTTAACCGCAGAGACACAGAGATAGACAGATAATTAAAAGTTCTCCTCCTTGGTTAAGGAGGAGTCCGGCGCAGCCGGGAGGTGGTTCGTCTCCCCCATCAACAAACAACATCAGCAAAAGTCTCTGCGCTCTACGCGTACTCTGCGGTTAGAACAAGCGTCGTTGCTGGCTCTGCGTCTTTGCGTGTGAGGCTAGAGAGCGCTTTCCCGAAATGCCGGTTGAAGCGGGTGGTTTGGGAGGTGAAGCAATCTATATATTTCGCGTTAGCCTTCTGATCTGCGTCGACGACCGCTTCTACTCGGGGCGCTCGTGTAAGCGAAGAACAGTGACGCCGGCCGCATTCGTCAGGGAGAGGTTCGGACCGTTGCGCGTGAACCCCTTCACCGACTTGATTGTGTCGAGCACGTCGCTTTCCAGCTTTGCGCGCGCACCGCTGCATGCCATTTTCGTACCCGCGAAAACGGCTGGGAATTCCAATTCCTGGCCTTCGATCCGGACTTGTCCCCGGAACCGGTTACAGCCTGCGTAAAGCGAGAAGCGCCCCTCATCGTCGATGGCCAGAGTCGGGGGATCCTCACTCACGAGGAGACGACCGCCGATCTCGAAGGCGGCCCAGGCCACTCCGGTTATCCCGGGGGCAGATGCTGTGGCCGTCGATGGGGTGGCAGTGGGTGAGGCGGCTGTTCGCTCAAGGAGGATCTCGATTTCGTTGCCGGCACCCCGGGTGAGTACCGGGTAGGCCGTGGTTGTGCGGAAGAGTTGCTTGTTGCCCGATGTAATGCGGGCGCTGACCGTATAACTATGGCGCTCGTCAATCACATTCGGGTCCACGGGAAGCTGGATGGTTCTCGGGACCCCGTCGATCGCGAAGCGCTGAGCTGAGATGACGACCGCTTTCGCGTCGGCCCGGGAGGTGTCAAGCAGACTGGCGTCGACCCGGGCATCCGGAGGCAGGGCAATCCGCTCCCGGTAGGTCATGGTTACGCTTACCGAATCAGCCTGTGCGTTCGCGCTGAGCGTGAGGACAAGGAAGAGTAGGGGGGCGATCGAGCGTAGAATGGGATGTTTCATGAGCTGTTTCCGGTTTATGGTATTGGTGGAAGAGGGAGGTTCGTTATCTGGGGCAATCGCCCCCTTGCGGGGAGGCTTCAGATGCAGAGGCGAATGGTTGACGTGATTTCCTTACGGTGCGAAGAAGTGATTAAAAATCAACTCTGCCGGACGTTAAGCTTCGGAGTTTCCATACCTGCCATTCGGCCGGGACATCACCCGACCTGTGAGGCTTTACGACCGTTTCGTTTATCGACTCTGATCCCCCCGCTCGTCGCTGGCCTGCTTCAGCCGGTCAGCCGCTGGTGCAATCGCTCCCGATCGTCCGTTCTGTCGCGCGGCTAAGCGCGACTACGAGAGCTGCGTCGTGAGTGCCATTCCGATCTCCAAAAGCCGTGGCGTGCGCGCTTGTCGCGCGCTTTCAATTCTCTGACCTGTGTTCATGAGGACTATGGTTCCAGTTTGACAAATCCATGCCTCCGGTCGACTTGTCCCCCTGTGAAACTATTGCTCCTCTTCGCCTCCCTTCTTCTTATCCACACCCTAGCCATGGCCAATGACTCTATCTACGAAGTAACGCTTAAGGACATGAATGATCAGGATACCTCGCTCGCCGCTTACAAGGGGAAAGCAGTGCTGGTCGTTAACGTGGCTTCCAAGTGTGGCTACACCAAGCAATACGCCGGACTGGAGGCGCTTTACCGGAAATACCGCGAGCAGGGGCTGGTTGTGCTCGGCTTCCCCTGTAACCAGTTTGGCGGACAGGAGCCCGGCACAAACGAGGAAATTCAGGCATTCTGCTCGACGACATTCAACGTGACCTTCCCGCTCTTTGACAAGATCGACGTCAACGGTGCCGATCGTGCGCCGCTTTACGACTTGCTGGCAGGCGACGGCTCGCCGTTCCCCGGCGATATCAAATGGAACTTTACCAAGTTCCTGGTCGGCAAGGACGGCACGATTCTACACCGCTTTGAGTCGAAGGTCGCCCCCGAGTCGCCTGAGATGGTCGCCGCCATTGAATCTGCGCTGGCCGCTCAATAGGGCGAAGCAAAAAGAAGTTCTCCTCCTTGCTTCAGTCGGAGTCCATGAGCTTGTGGGGATCTTTATATTTTGCGTTTGACCCGAATGGCGCTAACTTAAGGTGGATTGACGTAGTCGTGTTGCTTTAGCCGCACGACCGAGCGGACTTGCGGAACCCGTTGCACATGCGGGCGACCGGCTAAGCAAGTCGCCTACGATCACCACTCAAAACTCGCTCCGATTCCTTAAGTTAGCGCCATTCGCGTTTGTCCCCCTTTTTTAGCGCTCGTCTTTTCATTGCTGTTGTGTGCATTGATTTTTGCGGTTGCGACCTTTCGTTGACTGAGATGCTCTCCCCGTAGATGCAGCAGTCGCGAAAGAGAGTCGGGATTATCGGAGGCGGGCCGGCAGGTTTGCGGGCGGCCGAGGTCGCGGCGATGGCGGATGTCTCGGTCACTGTCTTTGATGCGAAGCCTTCAGTGGGACGCAAGTTTCTGGTTGCCGGCAAGAGCGGGCTCAACCTGACCAACGCGGCCGGATTCGAAGATTTTCTGGCACAATACTCGGGCCGGGACTTCCCGCTGGATCGTTGGCGGACCTATCTTAGGGACTTTGATAATACGCGTCTTTGCGAATGGGCTGCAGGGCTGGGCGTGGAGAGTTTTGTCGCGTCGAGTGGCAAGGTTTTTCCTGTTGGTAAGAAAGCGGCTCCTTTGCTCCGTCGTTGGGTTCAACGTCTACGCGAGCTCCGGGTGACGATGCGCATGAAGCATGAATGGACCGGATGGGAGCCGACGGCACCGCACTCGCTTGAATTCAGGCATGAGGGGCAGGTGGTCCGCGAAAGCTTTG encodes the following:
- a CDS encoding glutathione peroxidase — encoded protein: MANDSIYEVTLKDMNDQDTSLAAYKGKAVLVVNVASKCGYTKQYAGLEALYRKYREQGLVVLGFPCNQFGGQEPGTNEEIQAFCSTTFNVTFPLFDKIDVNGADRAPLYDLLAGDGSPFPGDIKWNFTKFLVGKDGTILHRFESKVAPESPEMVAAIESALAAQ
- a CDS encoding peroxiredoxin-like family protein → MTAAPLVAESNLQEQLDQKKASSPVDAGTRAMMQKAIEDLAATQITEKAVQAGQMAPDFTAPRVDGAGDFKLAAALQHGPVVLVYYRGDWCPYCNLQLMEYNKYVKRFADYGAQVVAMSPQTAANSKYAGEANPFDFTIVADPDNRIARSYGIAFELPDEINDLYAKFGFDLHIENESERAELPLAATYVIDPTGKITYSFLDADYTKRAEPDAILEALKAL
- a CDS encoding YbaY family lipoprotein produces the protein MKHPILRSIAPLLFLVLTLSANAQADSVSVTMTYRERIALPPDARVDASLLDTSRADAKAVVISAQRFAIDGVPRTIQLPVDPNVIDERHSYTVSARITSGNKQLFRTTTAYPVLTRGAGNEIEILLERTAASPTATPSTATASAPGITGVAWAAFEIGGRLLVSEDPPTLAIDDEGRFSLYAGCNRFRGQVRIEGQELEFPAVFAGTKMACSGARAKLESDVLDTIKSVKGFTRNGPNLSLTNAAGVTVLRLHERPE